The DNA sequence CGTGGGGCATTGGACCGTGTACGTGCCAGACGAGGGGGCCTCCCAGTCAGTCATCCGACTCGGCAGCTCATATTGGCGGGTTCCCGCCCCACCGCCTTGAAGGAGGGATGTGTGGCTTTCCCCAACAGATCAGGACACGCGTGCGACAATTTCGACGTCATCGTGGTAGGCAGCTATTCGCGAAAACTGTTGCCTACGAGGAAACTGTTTCCGCAAACCTCAGACAATTAGACCCCTGAGGCTTTCTTTCGATACCAAGCATTATTCCATTATTTCTATATTGACGGTAGATTTTATATAAATAGTCTTTCTGAGAATGATTATCTCAGGAAGGCGTACGGATGCATCTCGCTCTTTATCTCGAGGCCGGCACACATCTCGGCGGTTGGCGGCTCCCGGAGTCGGCCACCTCAGGCGGCGTCGACTGGGCGCTCTACAAGACCGTCGCCCGCCGCGCAGAAGCCGCGAAGCTGGACATGCTTTTCGTCGCCGACAAGCTTTCGATCGACGACAACTATGGCCAGCACTTTGCCGACACTGTGAAGTATCGTCTCGTCACCAGGCCCGAGCCGTTGACCACACTGGCGGCGCTCGGAGCCGTCACCGATCATATCGGCATAGGCGGCACGATCTCATCATCATATGCCTCGCCTTATGCCGCCGCCCGTATGTTGGCGAACATCGACCATATCAGCGGCGGTCGCGCCGCCTGGAACCTCGTCACCTCCGTCAGCGATGGCGAGGCGCGCAATTTCGGCCGGGAGCAACATTTCGGACACGAGGAGCGCTACCTCCGCGCCATCGAATTTGCGGACGTCATGGGCAAGCTATGGGATAGCTGGGAAGCCGATGCGCTCGTCCTCGACAAGAAGTCCGGCGTCTTCGCGGATCCCACCAAATTCCATTACATTGACCATGAAGGCGACTTCTTCAAAATCCGCGGCCCTATCAACGTACCCCGCCCACCGCAGGGTCGTCCGGTCCTCATTCAGGCTGGCGTTTCGGACCGGTTCCAGGGGATCGCGGCGCAGAATGCCGAGGTGATCTTCGTCGTCCATGCTGAAC is a window from the Neorhizobium sp. NCHU2750 genome containing:
- a CDS encoding LLM class flavin-dependent oxidoreductase, whose protein sequence is MHLALYLEAGTHLGGWRLPESATSGGVDWALYKTVARRAEAAKLDMLFVADKLSIDDNYGQHFADTVKYRLVTRPEPLTTLAALGAVTDHIGIGGTISSSYASPYAAARMLANIDHISGGRAAWNLVTSVSDGEARNFGREQHFGHEERYLRAIEFADVMGKLWDSWEADALVLDKKSGVFADPTKFHYIDHEGDFFKIRGPINVPRPPQGRPVLIQAGVSDRFQGIAAQNAEVIFVVHAELERARSFYKNFKEKVVEGGRSENAVKVLPGIVPVVGRTRKEALDKERELKELILPEAGLSFMSASMNFDLAQFPQNAPFPDITDKITGSVGRFQYVIKRAIEQKMTVAEVGKWYAESLSFFAPVGTPEEVASQLAHWYSQRACDGFVILPPYIRRDEDLFLEGVVPVLQERGLFRREYPGTTLRETLGLERPANQFETRETTEKRRAAL